A stretch of the Streptomyces sp. WMMB303 genome encodes the following:
- a CDS encoding serine/threonine-protein kinase → MSEDAGRLVGGRYRLGEVLGRGGMGTVWRGEDEVLGRRVAVKELRFPSSVDEEEKQRLITRTLREAKAIARIRSGSAVTVFDVVNEDSRPWIVMELVEGRSLGDKIKNDGPLNPQRAAEVGLAILDVLRAAHREGILHRDVKPSNVLLEDGTGRVVLTDFGIAKVEGDPSVTSTGMLVGAPSYISPERARGKPPGPPADLWSLGGLLFAAVEGHPPYDKGSAISTLTAVMTEPVPYPEHAGELREVIAGLLVKEPEKRLDVNGARLLLEPVASGHRSPLDPSGGRDAESRAERTSVLPPVPPAAAPGGKGSAAAAGGAGASGPAYSAGTTGGRRKRRSEGTGSGERLRGALKSVRNAAGAVGAGSAAANTTGAPERPGSSSPARGGGTDGTSADAAPPARPGSRRGTSSGAASATPSPPPAPPHPSASPSAAPGGTRGRKSGDAAGSGAGAADAQGSGASEGPAGSSDSGTGSGAGAGSGGGPLPGPGSGGRALPPESGGSGAITSLRDLRELPELRKGLSPRTLAIAAAAVLAVVLVIVLIVVNSGGDGGGKASGAADSSAENGGGGTREGEQATAGKAGEDGDTSDGDEGRSSGEDKGEGGKDDKKGEKDGSALPDGYALVKDSRFHFSVALPEDWKPAGIAGKNSGRKYAPPGGGYPRIQIDHTSSPGGDAAGAWRDLESAVKGSSSGYKSLGIEEVEWRDYPTVADWQFLRKENGTKVHALDRGFKVDGKNGYAILITCKADAWEDKACTTLRKAAFRTFEPSA, encoded by the coding sequence ATGAGCGAGGACGCGGGACGGCTGGTAGGCGGGCGCTATCGGCTCGGGGAGGTCCTCGGGCGCGGCGGTATGGGCACTGTCTGGCGCGGCGAGGACGAAGTCCTGGGCCGCCGGGTCGCCGTGAAGGAGCTCCGTTTCCCCTCCAGCGTGGACGAGGAGGAGAAGCAGCGGCTCATCACCCGCACCCTGCGTGAGGCCAAGGCCATCGCGAGGATCCGCAGCGGCAGCGCCGTCACCGTCTTCGACGTCGTCAACGAGGACAGCCGGCCGTGGATCGTCATGGAGCTGGTCGAGGGCCGCTCCCTGGGCGACAAGATCAAGAACGACGGCCCGCTGAACCCGCAGCGCGCGGCCGAGGTCGGCCTCGCCATCCTCGACGTGCTCCGCGCGGCCCACCGCGAGGGCATCCTGCACCGCGACGTGAAGCCCTCCAACGTACTGCTGGAGGACGGCACCGGCCGGGTGGTCCTCACCGACTTCGGCATCGCCAAGGTCGAGGGCGACCCCTCCGTCACCTCCACCGGCATGCTCGTCGGCGCTCCCTCCTACATCTCTCCCGAGCGGGCGCGGGGCAAGCCCCCGGGCCCGCCCGCCGACCTGTGGTCGCTGGGCGGCCTGCTGTTCGCCGCCGTCGAGGGCCATCCCCCCTACGACAAGGGCTCGGCCATCTCCACCCTGACGGCTGTGATGACCGAACCCGTGCCGTATCCCGAACACGCGGGCGAACTGCGCGAGGTCATCGCCGGACTGCTGGTCAAGGAGCCGGAGAAGCGGCTCGATGTGAACGGGGCGCGGCTGCTGCTGGAGCCGGTCGCCTCCGGGCACCGCAGCCCCCTGGACCCGTCCGGCGGACGGGACGCCGAGAGCCGCGCCGAGCGCACCTCCGTCCTGCCTCCGGTGCCGCCCGCGGCCGCACCGGGCGGCAAGGGCTCGGCCGCAGCGGCCGGCGGCGCCGGCGCGAGCGGCCCCGCCTACAGCGCCGGGACCACCGGCGGCAGGCGCAAGCGCCGCTCGGAGGGCACCGGTTCCGGCGAACGCCTGCGGGGCGCCCTGAAGTCGGTCCGCAACGCGGCGGGTGCCGTGGGCGCCGGCTCGGCCGCCGCGAACACCACCGGAGCCCCGGAACGCCCCGGCTCCAGCTCCCCGGCCCGGGGCGGCGGCACGGACGGCACGTCCGCCGATGCCGCCCCTCCCGCCCGCCCGGGCTCCCGGCGTGGCACTTCCTCCGGTGCCGCCTCCGCGACGCCCTCGCCGCCCCCGGCACCACCGCACCCCTCGGCGTCGCCGTCCGCGGCACCGGGCGGGACCCGGGGCCGGAAGAGCGGTGATGCGGCGGGCTCCGGTGCTGGCGCGGCCGATGCACAGGGCTCCGGGGCGTCCGAGGGGCCGGCGGGCTCCTCCGACTCCGGCACCGGGTCTGGTGCCGGAGCCGGTTCCGGCGGTGGTCCGCTGCCGGGGCCGGGCAGCGGCGGCAGGGCGCTGCCGCCGGAGAGCGGGGGCAGTGGCGCGATCACCTCGCTGCGCGACCTGCGGGAGCTGCCCGAGCTGCGCAAGGGTCTCTCGCCCCGGACGCTGGCGATCGCGGCGGCTGCCGTGCTCGCCGTCGTCCTGGTCATCGTGCTGATCGTGGTGAACAGCGGTGGTGACGGCGGCGGCAAGGCGTCCGGCGCGGCCGACAGCAGCGCCGAGAACGGCGGAGGCGGCACCCGCGAGGGCGAGCAGGCCACAGCCGGGAAGGCAGGGGAGGACGGGGACACCTCCGACGGTGACGAGGGGCGGAGCAGCGGCGAGGACAAGGGCGAGGGCGGGAAGGACGACAAGAAGGGCGAGAAGGACGGCTCCGCGCTGCCCGACGGGTACGCGCTGGTCAAGGACAGCAGGTTCCACTTCTCCGTCGCCCTGCCCGAGGACTGGAAGCCCGCCGGGATAGCGGGCAAGAACTCGGGCCGCAAGTACGCTCCGCCCGGCGGCGGTTATCCGCGGATCCAGATCGACCACACCAGCAGCCCCGGCGGCGATGCCGCCGGGGCCTGGCGCGACCTGGAGTCCGCGGTCAAGGGCTCCAGCTCCGGCTACAAGTCGCTCGGCATCGAGGAGGTCGAGTGGCGCGACTACCCGACCGTGGCCGACTGGCAGTTCCTGCGCAAGGAGAACGGCACGAAGGTGCACGCGCTCGACCGCGGCTTCAAGGTCGACGGCAAGAACGGCTACGCGATACTCATCACCTGCAAGGCCGACGCCTGGGAGGACAAGGCGTGCACGACGCTCCGGAAGGCCGCGTTCCGGACCTTCGAGCCGAGCGCCTGA